One window from the genome of Microcebus murinus isolate Inina chromosome X, M.murinus_Inina_mat1.0, whole genome shotgun sequence encodes:
- the LOC105871459 gene encoding olfactory receptor 13H1-like: MFGNSLIVVVVRWDSRLHTPMYFFLSNLSFLDICYSTSWEPYVLAQCFKDFPTISYTSCYAQMTTSLFLGMTECLLLAVMAYDRFVAISNPLRYTIIMNNQVCIQLALGTWASAFLVAVTPVIAIPAHYCGHNVINHFTCEIQALLKLVCSDTPITLILGLVISVFTLPLPFTFILISYFRIVAAVLRIRSVEARLKAFSTCGSHLTVVTIFYGTAIYMYLKPQSKESQEEDKVISIFYGAVTPMLNPLIYTLRNKDVKGALRKLAKGNEKS; this comes from the coding sequence ATGTTTGGGAATAGCCTTATTGTTGTTGTAGTGAGATGGGATTCTCGACTTCATACtcccatgtatttttttctcagtaactTATCCTTCCTTGATATCTGTTACTCCACCAGCTGGGAGCCCTATGTCTTGGCCCAATGTTTCAAGGACTTCCCCACCATCTCCTACACCAGCTGTTATGCCCAGATGACCACATCCCTCTTTCTGGGGATGACAGAGTGTCTCCTCCTTGCTGTCATGGCTTACGACAGGTTTGTTGCAATCTCTAATCCCCTGCGTTACACTATCATTATGAACAATCAAGTCTGCATACAGTTGGCCTTGGGAACCTGGGCCAGTGCCTTCTTAGTAGCAGTCACACCAGTCATTGCAATTCCTGCTCATTACTGCGGACACAATGTCATAAACCATTTTACATGTGAGATCCAGGCCCTGCTGAAGCTCGTCTGCTCTGACACCCCTATCACTCTGATCCTGGGTCTGGTAATCAGTGTGttcaccctgcccctgcccttcaCCTTCATCCTCATTTCCTACTTCCGCATTGTGGCTGCTGTGCTGAGGATCCGTTCTGTGGAAGCCAGGCTCAAAGCTTTCTCTACTTGTGGGTCCCATCTGACTGTGGTCACTATATTTTATGGAACAGCCATCTACATGTACTTGAAACCTCAGTCAAAGGAATCCCAGGAAGAAGACAAAGTTATCTCAATATTTTATGGAGCAGTTACTCCCATGTTAAATCCTCTCATTTACACCCTGAGAAATA